Within uncultured Methanoregula sp., the genomic segment CTGCAATGATGAATCATAGAGTTCATCATAGATTGGCAGCACCACTCCGCCAGGATAGCCGAAGATGGTCTCGACTCCTTCGCGCTGGAGTGATTCGACGAGGATTTTTGCCCCGGTTTTCATGTCTTGTCCCTCAGTAGTCTGTTCATGCCGGCGATCATCGCCTCGACACTTGCCATAATGATGTCGGTGCGGGCGCCGCGTGAAGTAATTATCTTCCCGTCTTTACTTAATCTTACTGTCACTTCGACCAGGGCATCGGTACCGCCCTGGATTGCATCGACGTGATATTCTTCGAGCCGGATGTCGGCAACATCGCCCACGCATTTGCGGAGTACTTCCATTGCCGCATCGACCGGGCCATCGCCGGTTGCAGCCCCGGTCATCTCCACCCCGTTCACGACGAGCGTGACGGAAGCGGTCGGGATCATGTGGCTGCCGGACGTGGCCGTGAACTGGCGCATCCTGATGACCGGCTTGCATTCGATGGCAAGCACCGCGTCGGCTACGGCCATAAGGTCGGCATCCGTGACCCGTTTCCCGTTATCGCCCAGCTGCTTGATCCGCTTGACAATCTCTTTGACCTGGGGTTCGTCGGCCTTGTAGTTCATCTCATCAAGGGCTGCTTCGACCGATGCGGTACCGGAATGTTTGCCAAGCACGATCCGCCGCTTGCGGCCAACCATCTCCGGATTCACCGATTCGTACGTGGACGGTTCCCGGATAACGCCATGGGCATGGATGCCGCTCTCGTGCGTGAACGCCATCTCGCCAACGATCGCCTTGTTCACGGCAATCGGTACGCCCGTGTGCCGGGAGACGAGGCTCGAAAGCGGGTAGATCTGCTCTTTCCGGATCCGGGTCCGGTACCCGTACAGCACTTCGAGCGCCATCACCACTTCTTCAAAGGGCGTGTTACCGGCCCGTTCGCCCAGGCCGTTGACGGTTACGTGGGCACAGGAAGCGCCGGATTTCAGGGCAGCCATCGTGTTAGTAACAGCAAACCCAAGGTCATCGTGGCAGTGGATCGAGAGCGGGGCGATCTTTGCAAGGGGCGGGATGAATTCCGCAACCTTTTCCGGCGTCAGCAGCCCGACCGTGTCGCAGAAGCAGAGCCGGTCTGCCCCGTGCTCAACACCCGATGAGAAAATCGAGCAGAGAAACTGCGGGTCGGCCCGGGAAGCATCTTCGCCCGAGAGCTCCACGACGAGCCCGCGGCTTTTAGCGTACTCCACGGCATCCATAGCCATGGTTACGACCTGTTCGCGGGTCTTGCGCATCTTCTTTGCAATGTGCAGGTCGCTGACCGGTACAACGAGGTGGATCGAGTCCGCGCCGCAGTCCGCAGCATAATCGATATCCACGTGGAGAGCACGGGCAAACGTGCAGATCTCGGAGGAAAGCCCGGCATCCGCGATAAGCCGGATTGCTTCACGCTCTCCATCGGATGCAGCTGCAGAACCGGCCTCGATGACATCGATACCAATGTCCGCGAGCCTTGTTGCAATCTCAAGTTTCTGTTCGGGATTCAGCGAGACACCGGGAGTCTGTTCCCCGTCCCGTAACGTAGTATCTAAAAAGCGCAGGTTATTGACAAATAAAACATTCACTCATGGCAAATCACCATGAATAATCGTAGGAATGGAGAATATAAAAATTATCGCTGCACCAGTCTTGCGAGAAAACCCGAAAATAAAAATTCCTCCACGTACCACAACATCCCCTATCGGAGAGGTTATATTTTCCCGGTTCAAACGTATCGCGTAATCACCGAGCATACCCCATGTCACTGTTTAACAAAATGATATCATCTTTTGAACCCGGCACCCTGATTGCAGAGCAGTGCCAGGTCCTCAACGAAGCGAAGACCCGGGGTCAGCTGGGGGAGCAGATCGCACGACTGGTGCTAGCCCATTCCCCGTCCGACATCCAGCGGATGAAGAGGAACTTTGAGACCACGGTGCAGGACCTTTCACCGGAATACCGCGACCGGCTCACCCATAAGATCACGGAACACCTGCTGGGAACATACCAGCAGATACGCCTTGATTACCAGCAGGGGAAGTTCAAGACCCTTCACGAGCCGGTCACGGATGAGCAACAGAAGTACTGGGAGATGGTCGCGGGCCAGTGTCAGCAAGATAATGGTGGCGATGCACCAGCCCTCCGGTTCCTGAAATACCTCCTCGCCGGTTACTGCATGCTCGTGCTGGATGAACCCGGTCA encodes:
- a CDS encoding 2-isopropylmalate synthase, whose amino-acid sequence is MNVLFVNNLRFLDTTLRDGEQTPGVSLNPEQKLEIATRLADIGIDVIEAGSAAASDGEREAIRLIADAGLSSEICTFARALHVDIDYAADCGADSIHLVVPVSDLHIAKKMRKTREQVVTMAMDAVEYAKSRGLVVELSGEDASRADPQFLCSIFSSGVEHGADRLCFCDTVGLLTPEKVAEFIPPLAKIAPLSIHCHDDLGFAVTNTMAALKSGASCAHVTVNGLGERAGNTPFEEVVMALEVLYGYRTRIRKEQIYPLSSLVSRHTGVPIAVNKAIVGEMAFTHESGIHAHGVIREPSTYESVNPEMVGRKRRIVLGKHSGTASVEAALDEMNYKADEPQVKEIVKRIKQLGDNGKRVTDADLMAVADAVLAIECKPVIRMRQFTATSGSHMIPTASVTLVVNGVEMTGAATGDGPVDAAMEVLRKCVGDVADIRLEEYHVDAIQGGTDALVEVTVRLSKDGKIITSRGARTDIIMASVEAMIAGMNRLLRDKT
- a CDS encoding DUF2115 domain-containing protein — protein: MSLFNKMISSFEPGTLIAEQCQVLNEAKTRGQLGEQIARLVLAHSPSDIQRMKRNFETTVQDLSPEYRDRLTHKITEHLLGTYQQIRLDYQQGKFKTLHEPVTDEQQKYWEMVAGQCQQDNGGDAPALRFLKYLLAGYCMLVLDEPGHAVGTPFPGGDEVELTEGTYYCPVRDKSSDVDAALCRFCPARQTPVIGYLRPATKPTERNKQEFIDNCYQFHNFNG